The following proteins come from a genomic window of Lachnoclostridium phytofermentans ISDg:
- a CDS encoding ABC transporter permease — translation MNFIKVIYSTLRLQMKNSFARPMYRFCLIANPIVNTILLYHMFLNSNMDNFTTYVMLGAGLMGLWSCICFSSAGDINRERFSGTLSLIYITPTSFSVILLGKVIGNTILSFVSLVISFLTALLFYQAPIHIEEMGYLMLAIFAAMICFITISILIAYLLTLSRKTQLYMNCIEVPIIFICGFLFPVEILPSWVQPISYILAPTWAVKLIRLSVAGFTDSLIYFKTLGILCLITILYVIGILLIYKLIDREVRIRASLELS, via the coding sequence ATGAATTTTATAAAAGTAATATATAGTACGCTTAGACTCCAGATGAAAAATTCATTTGCAAGGCCTATGTATCGGTTTTGTCTAATTGCAAATCCGATTGTTAACACGATATTACTGTATCATATGTTCTTAAATTCCAACATGGATAATTTTACAACCTATGTTATGCTTGGAGCAGGATTAATGGGGCTTTGGAGCTGTATCTGTTTCTCATCAGCTGGTGATATCAACAGAGAGCGGTTCAGTGGAACATTGTCGCTTATTTATATTACTCCAACAAGTTTTAGTGTGATATTACTTGGTAAGGTAATCGGTAATACAATTTTATCCTTTGTATCTTTGGTAATATCATTTTTAACTGCATTACTATTTTATCAGGCACCGATACATATTGAAGAGATGGGATATTTAATGTTAGCGATTTTTGCAGCTATGATTTGCTTTATTACTATTTCAATATTAATTGCTTATCTTTTGACATTATCAAGAAAGACACAGCTCTATATGAATTGTATTGAGGTTCCAATCATCTTTATCTGCGGCTTTTTATTTCCGGTTGAAATACTTCCAAGTTGGGTACAGCCAATAAGTTATATATTAGCACCAACATGGGCGGTTAAGCTAATTCGCTTAAGTGTTGCTGGGTTTACAGATTCTTTGATTTATTTTAAGACACTTGGTATCCTTTGTCTTATCACCATATTATACGTGATTGGAATCCTCTTAATATATAAACTAATTGATCGAGAGGTTCGCATTCGAGCGTCGTTAGAGCTTAGTTAG
- the hisS gene encoding histidine--tRNA ligase: MKISTVKGMNEYSPNEVLLRDYLQNVILTTYQSFGFQKISTPIMEDIENLENSEGGENLKLLFKVLKRGDKLEKDLSDGNYENLADLGLRYDLTLPLCRYVANNKFKLPTPFRCIQIDRVYRAERPQKGRLREFVQCDIDIIGTDSCNAEIELITTTAKALGEIGIQDFAVKINNRKLLNTLLLSLGFTKDQLEGVCISFDKMSKIGIGGVKTELMQKGCDEDAITKFMNLLSNMPISLDTMREICGENEDIRSLETIINSCSRISNDQYRMEFDLSLVRGQSYYTGAVFEIVSNDWNGSIAGGGRYDNLIGKFTNEVIPAVGFSIGFERIYQMLLENNYQIPNMKKRLAIVYKKEAIVEVLQEAAKYQQDFDIVLYEEKSNVRKQIGKIKTQCDAYLILNQSEGMVFFSEEV; this comes from the coding sequence ATGAAAATAAGTACAGTAAAAGGCATGAATGAATATTCGCCAAATGAAGTTTTATTAAGAGATTATTTACAGAATGTAATTTTAACAACATACCAATCTTTTGGATTCCAAAAGATTAGCACGCCAATCATGGAAGATATTGAAAATCTTGAAAATAGTGAGGGTGGAGAAAATTTAAAACTATTATTTAAAGTATTAAAACGCGGTGATAAATTAGAAAAAGATTTATCAGATGGAAACTATGAAAATCTGGCTGATTTAGGATTGCGATACGATTTAACTCTGCCGTTATGTCGCTATGTGGCTAACAATAAATTTAAGTTACCAACCCCATTTCGTTGTATCCAAATAGATAGGGTATACCGGGCGGAGCGTCCGCAGAAAGGGAGATTGCGAGAATTTGTACAATGTGATATTGATATCATTGGAACTGATTCATGCAATGCAGAAATTGAACTTATTACAACAACTGCCAAAGCCTTGGGGGAAATTGGAATACAGGATTTTGCTGTAAAAATTAATAATCGTAAACTGTTAAATACGTTACTTCTGTCTCTTGGTTTTACAAAAGATCAGCTGGAAGGTGTTTGTATCTCCTTTGATAAAATGAGCAAAATTGGAATTGGAGGAGTGAAAACCGAGTTAATGCAGAAAGGTTGTGATGAAGATGCAATTACTAAATTCATGAACCTTCTATCCAATATGCCAATTTCATTAGATACCATGCGTGAAATCTGCGGTGAGAATGAAGACATTAGAAGTCTTGAAACGATTATTAATTCATGCAGTAGAATTTCGAATGACCAATATCGTATGGAATTTGATTTATCTTTGGTAAGAGGTCAGAGTTATTATACAGGGGCAGTGTTTGAAATTGTAAGTAATGACTGGAATGGATCTATTGCTGGAGGCGGTAGATATGATAATCTGATTGGAAAGTTCACAAATGAGGTGATACCTGCGGTAGGTTTTAGCATTGGTTTTGAGCGTATTTATCAGATGTTATTAGAAAATAATTATCAAATTCCAAATATGAAAAAACGTTTGGCCATAGTATATAAAAAAGAAGCAATCGTTGAAGTGTTACAGGAAGCCGCAAAGTACCAACAGGACTTTGATATAGTTTTATATGAAGAAAAATCTAATGTTCGTAAGCAGATTGGTAAGATAAAGACGCAATGTGATGCATATCTTATTCTTAATCAATCTGAGGGAATGGTATTTTTCTCTGAAGAGGTTTAA
- a CDS encoding MerR family transcriptional regulator: MEYTVNKLAKMSGISTRTLRYYDEIELLSPERISSNGYRIYGQSQVDLLQQILFFRELGLSLEEIKEIIYSKTFDRTKALENHLAALYKRKDQIDLLIQNVSKTLRTVKGEAVMSDKEKFEGFKQKLVEENENNYGKEIRQKYGDKVIDASNAKVKNMTGEQYAEVEQLSKEVNETLKAAFLQGDPSSELAQKACDLHRQWLCYFWPDGMYSKEAHKGLASMYCEDERFKAYYDAITPGCAEFLRDAINIYCK; encoded by the coding sequence GTGGAATATACAGTAAATAAATTAGCAAAAATGTCGGGAATTAGTACACGCACCCTACGTTATTATGATGAAATCGAATTATTATCTCCTGAGAGAATCAGTTCGAATGGATACCGCATATATGGGCAGTCACAGGTTGACTTGTTGCAGCAGATACTATTTTTTAGAGAACTTGGATTGAGTTTAGAAGAAATCAAAGAGATTATTTATTCTAAAACATTTGATCGTACCAAGGCTCTAGAAAACCATTTAGCCGCTCTATATAAAAGGAAAGATCAGATCGATTTGCTGATTCAAAATGTTAGTAAAACATTACGTACTGTAAAAGGAGAGGCAGTTATGAGCGACAAAGAAAAATTTGAGGGATTCAAACAAAAACTAGTAGAAGAAAATGAAAACAACTATGGCAAGGAAATTCGTCAAAAATACGGTGACAAAGTAATTGATGCTTCGAATGCGAAAGTAAAAAACATGACGGGAGAGCAATATGCCGAGGTGGAACAATTATCAAAAGAAGTCAATGAAACACTAAAAGCAGCCTTCCTACAAGGAGACCCTTCGAGTGAGCTTGCGCAAAAAGCATGTGATTTACACAGACAATGGCTTTGTTATTTTTGGCCGGATGGGATGTATTCGAAAGAAGCGCACAAAGGACTTGCTAGCATGTATTGTGAAGATGAGAGATTCAAGGCTTATTATGATGCAATCACACCTGGTTGTGCAGAATTTCTACGTGATGCAATTAATATCTATTGCAAGTAA
- a CDS encoding ABC transporter ATP-binding protein, whose amino-acid sequence MKGIIEVQNLHREYVTSNGFLKRKKKKVKAVQGISFQVTKGEIFGLLGENGAGKTTTIKMLITLLAPSSGECKVFGYNTFGEEKNIRNRINFIFGGEMGVYRRLSARDNLLYFANLYKLDGKKIKQDIDLILKLVGLKDKADELVETYSKGMIQRLQIARGLINNPEILFMDEPTVGLDPVGARMLRDIIRHLKEEGKTIVLTTHYMYEADELCDRIAIMKQGKIVALDTPTGLKNLVEGANSLEDAYIKLVSDGVV is encoded by the coding sequence ATGAAAGGCATAATAGAAGTGCAAAATCTACATAGGGAGTATGTTACGAGTAATGGATTTTTAAAGCGTAAAAAGAAAAAAGTAAAAGCCGTCCAAGGGATTAGTTTTCAAGTTACAAAGGGAGAAATCTTTGGTTTACTTGGAGAAAATGGTGCAGGGAAGACTACGACAATTAAGATGTTAATCACTCTATTAGCACCAAGTTCCGGTGAATGCAAAGTTTTTGGCTACAACACCTTTGGAGAGGAAAAGAATATCCGTAATCGAATCAATTTTATATTTGGCGGTGAGATGGGAGTATATCGGAGGCTATCAGCAAGGGATAACTTACTTTATTTTGCTAATTTATATAAGTTGGATGGGAAAAAAATCAAGCAGGATATTGATTTAATCTTAAAACTAGTAGGGTTAAAGGATAAAGCAGATGAATTGGTTGAAACCTATTCAAAAGGCATGATTCAAAGACTGCAGATTGCTAGAGGTTTAATTAATAATCCGGAGATATTATTCATGGATGAGCCTACGGTTGGATTAGATCCGGTTGGTGCCAGAATGCTACGTGACATCATTCGTCATCTAAAAGAGGAAGGTAAGACGATTGTATTAACTACTCATTACATGTATGAGGCAGATGAATTATGTGACCGTATTGCAATTATGAAACAGGGGAAAATAGTTGCGCTAGATACTCCAACTGGACTAAAGAATTTAGTAGAGGGAGCTAATAGTTTAGAAGATGCTTATATTAAGTTAGTAAGTGATGGAGTAGTCTGA
- a CDS encoding ABC transporter permease, whose protein sequence is MKRFITQSWLNFKGQKSVFNLAEFLCFDTGYPLITLIFYCVLAGYSFHTTDLTRWVVGNSFLLCTNTCIFSLGSSFTGERYHGRIRSIIVAPRNKLVIVLEKGLFSGIIAIITVFLGFLVGSGIFRVDFSRIHLFSFFLIIVIGMFSATGFGLLLSTFGLITDQMHLVLNLSSYALMIFCGVNFPVSQLSYGARLLSNCLPLTRSIKAANLLFEVTKGAEVIRLLLEELLIGGIYFIAAFFLIRMVEKVAIKKATFEVF, encoded by the coding sequence ATGAAGCGTTTTATTACGCAATCTTGGCTTAATTTTAAAGGCCAAAAATCAGTATTTAATTTAGCAGAGTTTCTTTGCTTTGATACTGGATATCCACTGATAACTTTAATTTTTTATTGTGTTTTAGCAGGATATAGTTTTCATACAACGGACTTAACTCGCTGGGTAGTCGGAAATTCTTTTTTACTTTGTACGAATACCTGCATCTTTTCCCTTGGTTCTTCTTTTACAGGAGAACGTTATCATGGAAGAATACGCTCAATCATCGTAGCTCCGAGGAATAAGTTAGTGATTGTGTTAGAAAAAGGGTTGTTTTCAGGTATCATTGCGATTATAACTGTTTTTCTTGGATTCTTGGTTGGCAGTGGTATCTTTCGAGTAGATTTTAGTAGGATTCATCTTTTTTCATTCTTTTTAATAATAGTTATAGGAATGTTTTCAGCTACTGGATTTGGGCTGTTACTTTCTACCTTTGGCCTCATCACAGATCAAATGCACCTGGTGCTTAATCTTTCTTCCTATGCTTTAATGATTTTTTGTGGTGTTAATTTTCCGGTATCACAATTATCCTATGGAGCGCGCCTTTTATCCAATTGTCTTCCGTTAACTAGGAGTATAAAGGCAGCTAATTTATTGTTTGAGGTAACAAAAGGGGCGGAAGTCATTCGTTTGTTACTTGAAGAGCTATTGATAGGTGGTATTTATTTTATTGCTGCTTTTTTCCTAATTCGTATGGTTGAAAAAGTTGCGATTAAAAAAGCAACTTTTGAGGTATTTTAA